A window from Fusarium musae strain F31 chromosome 8, whole genome shotgun sequence encodes these proteins:
- a CDS encoding hypothetical protein (EggNog:ENOG41) codes for MHFSQLIATAALFTQGTLAVGIKIYTGRDCTGTEQTLTVDHNAACNPKVQRFQSYKENGFGPGNGQRIAFYAQPSCSQESFIYDTYSNNGDYFHSKQCYNINGHSPVKYAQGAKLY; via the coding sequence ATGCATTTCTCTCAGCTCATCGCCACAGCCGCCCTCTTCACCCAGGGCACCCTAGCTGTTGGCATCAAGATCTACACTGGCCGCGACTGCACTGGCACGGAACAGACTCTCACTGTCGATCACAACGCAGCCTGCAATCCCAAAGTTCAACGTTTCCAGTCCTACAAGGAGAACGGATTCGGGCCCGGCAACGGGCAGAGAATTGCCTTCTACGCCCAGCCGAGTTGCTCTCAGGAGTCGTTCATCTATGACACATACTCTAACAATGGAGATTACTTCCATTCGAAGCAGTGCTACAATATCAATGGACACTCTCCTGTCAAGTACGCTCAGGGCGCTAAGCTCTATTAG
- a CDS encoding hypothetical protein (MEROPS:MER0011159), translating into MAPSAVGSNLCTSASCVHIASEILGSLALNYTEIDPCEDFEQYVCGNWAARHEIPAGGVSTDGLTLAQENVESALRQILESPYPSGDDAGWITVNLTKEQAKADREIFSKIQDTYQVCTNYTALEEEGLQTLQEVVKTVVELYPTTPSSNRTATNTTDDSVELGKTLTFFESVGIQTFQRFIQKQKDTDPDAVQLNLFPLQPEEVVLPATEQHLEEYIKIASQLIVSVHPSNISMTAATELITAVIELEGKLVAAYALAQQNGPPSEIVSIDEVQKQFPELNYEYVIEQLAPNNWTGDIQLVAPTYFNNASQIISETPTTILQAYFVWKAITSISIYVESDLTNAYNDLVNKIRDRDPESPIPRWKRCINLMNYGVAWTQGSQYTSQYIGPTGLTWILSRFFVDKHFSPEASELTSNLVQHIKDSFSERIESRDWATDEVKKASIEKVEAMAKIIGLPTFPDAVDPISLQDYYLDVEIKPSLASTALSFAKSKVKNNWMTLGKPYNRGQFVLSTLTANAYHARSLNQIVLFAGFQQFPIYDVEFPSYLLYGGMGSVVGHEITHGFDNTGRNFDETGNLTVWWDEKSIKAFEEKTKCFIEQYNNFTIRAPNGTDVPVNGTLTLDENIADAGGVTSSYAAWKKWESEKGKAKNLPGLQDFTHEQLFFIKWGQTWCSNVPPKLALTLLQDDIHSPAPARVELPLKNTVGFNKAFNCPKKEPVCELW; encoded by the exons atggctccaaGCGCTGTGGGGTCGAATCTCTGCACATCAGCATCTTGCGTACACATCGCTTCCGAGATTCTCGGAAGTTTGGCATTAAACTATACCGAGATTGACCCTTGCGAAGACTTTGAACAAT ATGTTTGCGGCAATTGGGCTGCTCGACACGAGATCCCCGCTGGTGGAGTCTCCACAGATGGACTCACGCTTGCCCAGGAAAATGTCGAGAGTGCCTTGAGACAGATCCTCGAGAGCCCATATCCTTCCGGCGACGATGCTGGATGGATTACTGTCAACTTGACAAAGGAGCAGGCCAAGGCAGACAGGGAGATCTTTTCTAAGATCCAAGACACGTATCAGGTCTGCACTAACTATACAGCgctggaagaagagggtCTTCAGACTCTGCAAGAAGTTGTCAAGACAGTCGTCGAGCTGTATCCTACTACCCCATCGAGCAACAGGACAGCTACAAACACAACCGACGATTCTGTTGAACTCGGCAAGACTTTGACCTTTTTCGAGAGCGTCGGCATTCAGACCTTCCAGCGGTTCATACAGAAACAGAAGGACACTGACCCTGACGCGGTCCAACTGAACCTTTTCCCTCTCCAGCCTGAAGAAGTAGTCCTTCCCGCTACAGAGCAGCATCTCGAAGAGTACATCAAGATCGCATCTCAGCTTATCGTCTCTGTCCATCCTTCCAATATCAGCATGACAGCAGCTACTGAACTCATCACTGCAGTGATTGAGTTAGAAGGCAAATTAGTAGCTGCTTATGCCTTGGCACAACAAAATGGACCGCCATCTGAAATTGTCTCGATTGATGAGGTGCAGAAGCAATTCCCCGAGCTGAACTATGAATATGTGATCGAGCAGCTTGCTCCCAACAATTGGACAGGCGACATCCAACTCGTTGCACCCACCTACTTCAACAATGCATCCCAGATTATATCTGAGACTCCGACTACAATTCTCCAAGCATACTTCGTATGGAAGGCGATTACTTCCATTTCCATCTACGTCGAGTCCGATTTGACCAACGCGTACAACGACCTGGTGAACAAGATAAGGGACAGAGACCCTGAGAGCCCTATACCACGATGGAAGCGCTGCATCAACTTGATGAATTACGGCGTTGCCTGGACCCAGGGCTCCCAGTACACGTCGCAGTACATCGGCCCGACGGGCCTGACGTGGATACTCTCACGGTTCTTCGTGGACAAGCATTTCAGCCCTGAGGCTAGCGAGCTTACATCTAATCTTGTGCAACACATCAAAGACTCCTTCTCAGAGCGCATCGAATCGCGCGACTGGGCCACGgacgaggtcaagaaggcgtCTATCGAGAAGGTGGAAGCTATGGCGAAGATCATCGGTCTTCCTACCTTCCCTGATGCCGTTGATCCAATTTCCCTCCAGGACTACTACTTGGATGTCGAGATCAAACCTTCTCTAGCCTCAACTGCGCTGAGCTTCGCCAAGTCCAAGGTTAAGAATAACTGGATGACTTTGGGAAAGCCGTACAACAGGGGTCAATTTGTGTTGAGCACTCTCACCGCCAACGCTTATCACGCGCGCTCTCTGAACCAGATCGTCCTATTCGCGGGTTTCCAACAATTCCCTATCTACGACGTAGAATTCCCATCTTATCTCCTCTACGGTGGAATGGGCAGCGTCGTTGGACACGAGATCACACACGGTTTCGATAACACAGGCCGTAACTTTGACGAGACTGGTAATTTGACAGTGTGGTGGGATGAGAAGTCGATCAAGGCCTTTGAAGAAAAGACCAAGTGCTTCATCGAACAGTATAACAACTTCACCATCCGAGCGCCCAATGGTACAGATGTCCCTGTCAATGGAACCCTCACGCTTGACGAGAACATCGCCGATGCTGGGGGTGTAACTTCCAGCTACGCGGCGTGGAAGAAGTGGGAAAGCGAAAAGGGTAAGGCGAAGAATCTTCCTGGTTTACAAGACTTTACGCACGAGCAACTGTTCTTCATCAAATGGGGCCAGACTTGGTGCTCTAACGTTCCGCCAAAGTTGGCTTTGACGCTGCTCCAGGATGACATTCATAGTCCAGCGCCTGCGAGAGTCGAGCTGCCTCTGAAGAACACAGTTGGATTTAACAAGGCGTTCAACTGCCCTAAGAAGGAGCCTGTTTGTGAGCTCTGGTAA
- a CDS encoding hypothetical protein (EggNog:ENOG41~CAZy:GH65), whose product MLCSYLNYVILALLSSVKVATSTHGHDRVKNCYQRHSTSNHSAKASNNIYKTSFPGVTWDNDNWLLSTTNLDQGHYQSRGSVANGYLGINVAAVGPFFEIDLDEKGGVINGWPLFSRRQTFATIAGFYDAQPKTNGTNFPWLLQYGYESIISGVPHWSGLILDLGDDVYLDATVDNRAVHNFTSTYDFKAGVLEWSYTWKPKAQKYSYKIKYRLFAHKLHVNQAIVDLTVVPSVDSEATIVNVIDGYSAVRSDFVKSGEDDDGAVFSAVRPVGIPNVTAYIYAQVNGSKSLDLSKRQLVHGKPYVHTNESSIAQAIPVKFSAGVPVQITKYVGAASSDAFDDPGKIAKEASRRAMEEGYEKSLLSHVKEWESVMPSDSVDSYASPENNTLSEDEYIIDSSIIAVTNTYYLLQNTVGKNAQKKVSGAPVNVDSISVGGLTSDSYAGLIFWDADLFMQPGLTTSHPEAAQRITNYRVAKYDQAKKNIATSYAGSQNKTKFSDSAAVYPWTSGRFGNCTATGPCWDYEYHLNGDIGISLVNQWVTSGDTDFFKETLLPIYDSVANLFADLLKPNGSSWTITNMTDPDEYANHIDAGGFTMALASETLIQANKIRQQFGMTENKTQDEIASNVLFIRENGITLEFTTMNGSAIVKQADVVLMSFPLGYNDNYTDQNGLDDLDYYANKQSPDGPAMTWAIYSIVADELSPSGCSAYTYAQYSYKPYTRPPFYQLSEQLVDNATTNGGTHPAYPFLTGHGGANQVTIFGYLGLRLIPDQGLHVNPNLPPQIPYLKYRTFYWRGWPISAWSNYTHTVISRHATTKPLDVADSRYANKSIAVYAGKQGGSALHHLSFDEPVVIRNRQIGSIDTVHGNLAQCRPVKSSNSYEPGQFPLGAVDGATSTKWQPSKAAEISSLTVSLAKEDFGSKVKGFYFDWADAPPVNVTVLFHNKTIDDPAKVYGTSGHDSGYDVVVSIKKVKLSDAYNAKTDNLDAVVIPTGNTTNVTLPEPVPLSRYATLLIAGNQALDAVDVKAGNGTGATVAEWAILH is encoded by the exons ATGCTTTGCTCG TATCTTAATTATGTCATTTTGGCACTTCTCTCTTCAGTAAAGGTGGCAACCAGCACTCACGGCCATGACCGAGTTAAGAACTGCTATCAACGTCATAGCACATCAAATCACTCAGCCAaagccagcaacaacatctACAAGACCTCATTCCCCGGCGTAACATGGGACAACGATAATTGGCTCCTCAGCACAACCAATCTCGACCAAGGCCACTACCAATCTCGCGGATCCGTAGCAAACGGCTATCTCGGCATCAACGTCGCTGCCGTCGGCCCGTTCTTCGAGATTGACCTTGACGAAAAAGGTGGCGTCATCAACGGCTGGCCGCTCTTCTCGAGGCGCCAGACCTTCGCAACAATCGCTGGCTTTTACGATGCGCAGCCCAAGACGAATGGAACAAACTTTCCCTGGCTTTTGCAGTATGGCTATGAGAGTATCATCAGTGGCGTTCCGCATTGGAGCGGACTTATTCTTGATTTGGGAGATGATGTTTATCTTGATGCGACGGTGGATAATCGAGCTGTTCATAACTTTACGTCTACCTACGATTTCAAGGCCGGAGTTTTGGAGTGGTCATATACGTGGAAGCCTAAGGCTCAGAAGTACTCTTACAAGATCAAGTACCGCCTGTTTGCGCACAAACTCCACGTCAACCAGGCCATCGTGGATCTAACAGTCGTCCCATCCGTCGACTCCGAAGCGACAATTGTTAACGTAATTGATGGATACTCGGCTGTGCGTTCAGACTTTGTCAAGTCaggcgaggatgacgacggcGCCGTATTCTCAGCTGTTCGACCCGTTGGAATCCCCAATGTGACCGCCTACATCTACGCACAAGTCAACGGTTCCAAATCTCTCGACCTGTCCAAGCGCCAATTGGTCCATGGAAAGCCGTATGTGCACACCAACGAATCATCTATTGCACAAGCCATTCCTGTCAAGTTCTCAGCTGGTGTCCCCGTTCAGATCACCAAATACGTGGGAGCTGCTTCCTCCGACGCCTTCGATGACCCTGGAAAGATTGCGAAGGAGGCTTCACGCCGAGCGATGGAGGAAGGATACGAAAAGTCTCTTTTGTCGCATGTAAAGGAATGGGAGAGTGTCATGCCGAGTGACTCTGTGGATAGCTATGCCTCTCCCGAGAACAACACGCTCTCTGAGGATGAGTACATCATCGACTCTTCTATCATCGCAGTCACAAACACATACTACCTCCTCCAAAACACAGTCGGCAAAAATGCACAAAAAAAAGTATCAGGAGCCCCCGTCAACGTCGACAGTATCTCTGTCGGTGGGCTTACATCCGACTCCTACGCCGGCCTAATCTTCTGGGACGCAGACCTCTTCATGCAACCCGGTCTCACAACATCACACCCCGAAGCTGCTCAGCGTATAACCAATTACCGCGTTGCTAAGTATGaccaagccaagaagaacatcgcGACTTCATATGCTGGGTCTCAAAACAAGACCAAGTTCTCTGACTCGGCAGCTGTGTACCCGTGGACTAGCGGCCGGTTTGGGAATTGTACTGCGACTGGTCCTTGTTGGGACTATGAGTACCATTTAAACGGCGATATTGGGATCTCTTTGGTGAATCAGTGGGTTACGAGTGGTGATACCGACTTCTTCAAGGAGACACTGCTGCCGATCTATGACTCGGTTGCGAACCTCTTTGCGGATTTGTTAAAGCCGAATGGATCATCGTGGACTATCACGAACATGACTGACCCC GACGAGTATGCGAACCATATCGACGCTGGTGGTTTCACTATGGCCCTTGCTTCTGAGACCTTAATCCAGGCCAACAAGATCCGCCAACAGTTTGGAATGACAGAGAACAAGACGCAGGACGAAATAGCCTCTAATGTACTGTTCATCAGAGAAAACGGCATAACCTTGGAGTTTACGACCATGAATGGCAGCGCCATCGTGAAGCAGGCTGATGTGGTGCTCATGAGCTTTCCGTTGGGTTACAACGATAACTACACTGACCAGAACGGACTGGATGACCTCGACTAT TACGCGAACAAGCAGTCTCCCGATGGACCAGCCATGACCTGGGCTATCTACTCCATCGTAGCCGACGAGCTCTCACCATCAGGTTGCTCAGCGTACACCTATGCACAGTACTCCTACAAGCCCTATACACGACCCCCGTTCTATCAGCTTTCTGAACAGTTGGTCGACAATGCGACCACAAATGGTGGCACGCATCCGGCATATCCCTTCCTCACTGGCCATGGAGGCGCTAACCAAGTGACTATCTTTGGATACCTTGGCCTACGACTCATTCCTGATCAAGGCCTCCACGTAAATCCGAACTTGCCTCCTCAGATTCCGTATCTGAAGTATCGAACGTTTTATTGGAGGGGCTGGCCTATCTCTGCTTGGTCAAATTACACGCATACTGTTATTTCTCGACATGCGACGACCAAGCCTCTTGATGTTGCGGATTCTCGGTACGCAAATAAGAGCATTGCAGTCTATGCTGGAAAGCAAGGAGGCtctgctcttcatcatctatcATTCGACGAGCCTGTTGTTATCAGGAACCGACAGATAGGCAGCATCGACACAGTGCATGGCAACCTCGCTCAGTGCCGACCAGTCAAGTCTTCTAACTCGTACGAGCCAGGACAGTTCCCTCTCGGGGCTGTTGACGGAGCTACTTCGACAAAGTGGCAGCCCTCCAAGGCCGCTGAGATCAGCTCACTGACAGTTTCCCTTGCGAAAGAGGACTTTGGTTCTAAAGTCAAAGGCTTCTACTTCGATTGGGCCGATGCGCCACCTGTCAACGTCACAGTTCTGTTCCACAACAAGACCATTGATGATCCGGCCAAGGTCTATGGGACATCAGGCCACGACTCGGGATATGACGTGGTTGTGTCCATAAAGAAAGTCAAACTCTCGGATGCGTACAACGCAAAGACGGATAATCTAGATGCAGTCGTCATTCCCACAGGGAACACTACCAATGTCACTCTCCCAGAGCCTGTTCCCTTGTCTCGATACGCCACGTTGTTAATAGCGGGGAACCAGGCTTTGGATGCGGTTGATGTCAAGGCTGGGAACGGTACGGGCGCTACGGTCGCCGAGTGGGCAATCCTTCACTAA